ACAAACAAAACTTCAAATCGAAACACATTCCAATAGACCTTTTTACAACTGGCACATAAATCCATCCGATgacagaaattatatattttcagACTGTAGATTTTGATATTTAGTCATCTAGTGAAGACAATAAAATGCAAGCTTTCCTTTCATGTTCCTTGTGCGAGCAAGCATACCTGGCAACACAGCTCTTCCTGAAGCTTATGGGTCATTTGCCTGGTACTAGAACTGACTAGGGATGTCGCAATTACACCATTTTACCATTAACTGCGGTTAAAAATATCACCGTAAATTTAAATAACCTGTTAAGAAccatgaaatgttttatttacatgtggAAAATGTTctaatatatatgttttatactgtatatagtaaattataatatatatattatatatatatatatatatatatatatatatatatatatatatatatatgtgtgtgtgtgtgtgtgtgtgtgtgtgtgtgtgtgtatattatatattttacagacacatacacacactctctctcactcaccactttattaggaacacattgaccacctacttattcatgcgattatctaataagccaatcatgtggcagcagtgcaatgcataaaatcatgcagatactggcaaggagcttcagttaatgtttaaaatcaaccatcagaatggggaaaaatgtgatctcagtggtttTGAgcatggcatgactgttggtgccagacaggctggtttttatgcatttctgtgactgctgatctcctgggattttcacacaccacAGTCTcgagagtttactcagaatggtgccaaaaacataaaaatatccagtgagcggcagttctacggACATAAATGCCTAGTTGAtaagaggtcaacaaagaatggccagactggttctagctgacagaaaggatacagtaactccgataaccactctgtacaattgtagtgagcagaatagcatctcaaaatgcacaacacatcaaaccttgaggcggatgtgctacaaaagcagaagaccatgttgggcactttatatggaccatagtgttcctaataaagtgctcagtaagtgtagaTGCTAAGCACAGCCCTACAATAGAAAAACTGataaaatacacaacaaataaatagcaGGTATTGTTATAAAAGACGTTCCAACATAGGGCACAACACTGCTTATGTGCATCCAGGCCACAAAATGATGCACCTCAATGTAACCAGAGTTGTTTCAAGAGTGCATAGCTGTAAGATTGAGGGTATGCAACATGTTCACAGCGTCCAACATTTGTTTTCTTCTGCAACAATTTAATAACGCAATTATCTGTCTGTCAGACACCTCACCATTTCAAATAGGCAGCAGACTCCATAAAAATACTGTCCTTTCATCTGTTCACAACACCTAACAAATAAACCTGAGGACTtcgcataataacaggaacattgcgtacagcaggcaatttaaagtgtgataactaaaatgtaaatttattgtTGAACGCGGTTAATTTGTACACAAGCAATGCTTTGAGAAGTTGCATATTAAATCATCATTTAAAGTTTACCATGCTGATAGCAACTGCACACAAATGCACCGCATACGgtcagcacgcttaaacattCCAAACAGTTGCATTTCTCAGttcatccctttaaaagcaccacagctaaATTATTAAACAAACTAGTCGTTTTTGGACAACTAGTGGAACGGCCAGTCCCATTTTtaggatgtgtactttcatgaCTTCTGCCTTCATGTTTTAATTTCTTTAGAAATCGCAGTCATATAAATGCACCCAAACAACggtgttgggttttttttttgcgCACCACCACTGATTAAATAGGAGCACCGCTGCTGAAATGTAACAtgtttatattcattaacatTCTTGACGCAATGCAATGCTAGCAAATTGGGTTGCATAGCCATACATGTTGGATCGCAAcgtattttaataaatgtgcaaaactTTGAGTGAAGGAAATTAACTCTCTTCAGTCCATTCTTCCATGCTGTTGCACTGGCTGGGACAGTCTTTCAGCTCTTTGCTTAGAATGATGTCACTCCACAATACCATTTGATAGGCAGACTCTCTCCTCCATGATATGAAGTGAGGCAGAAAAGCGGTCACTCAAgcttgacattttcatgacactaGTGTTACCATATACACTCGGCAAACAGAATGACAAATTCCTCAATTTGTTTGTGGCGGTTTTGAATAGACTGATTTAAGTATCAGAAAGAGTGAGGAGCATCAAGAATATACACGGATACAACGATGTTTcagtaggtggcatgtgtcaaattgacatccacatgaatggccggacccagggttttccagcagaacattgcccagaacatcTCACTCCATCCACCGGCCTGTCGTCTTCCcccagtgcatcctggtgccattacttccccaggtaaatggcacacatgtacatggctgtccacgtgatgtgaATGAAAATGGGACTTATTgtaccaggtgaccttcttccactgctccaaggtccagttccgacgctcactTGCGCATTGTAAGCACTTCTGGCAGTAGacaggtcatcatgggcactctgaccggtctacaGCTACGCACCCCTATACGCAGGGTGGGATGCACTGTGTTgagacacattcctcccataaccatcattaaaaaaaaaaaagtgtgacttgtgccacagtagaccttctgtcatttcggaccagacgggatcgCTGCCCTTGCGCATTGATGAGCCtagggcgcccaacaccctgttgcccgTTTgaccctcctcggaccactgtcggtaagtgctcaccactgctgaccgtgagcaccccacaagccttgctgtttcagataTTCTTTGACctagttgtctggccataacaattaggcccttgtcaaagtcacccaggtctttactcctgcccatttctcctgcattcaactcgttgaatacgagaactgattgttcgctaaacatctaatctacccagacctagacatgtggccttgttcggagatgatcaacgttactCGCTTCAcctgagtggtcataatgttttggctcaacaGTGTATCATCTCCTCATGCAGCAGCCCCCTTAACTCGATAAAAAGCCGTGAAAATTGGGAACAAGACGAAAAGCAGTTCAAGTCAGGAAAATGGTTAAGAATTATAAAAACGGTAAAGATGATCAGAAATACACAAGTATTGACTATCAAAGTGGGATATGCAAGTTGcttacaaaaaaattacaattgctCTGTACTGCACTAAATTTTTCATAGTTCAATCTGAAATAGAAAAAGACCTCAGTATGACTAATAATGGTCAACTGACACTATTGATCGTATCAGTTCTGTTCAAACTATTACTCACAAGTTTTTGtttaattgattggacatgatttggaaagttGCCACCAGTTTTGTGTTTGCatatttatagtttttattttattaacaataattggTCACTTTGGTATTTTTGGCAGAACTATGGTTGCCATGGTACATGTTTGTAGGGTTTAAAAATATAATGCTTTCAAGCTCAAACTGGATGGAATTGATTTGATTAGTTTCAAGAGATTTTCTCTTTATTTCAAAAATTCGAGTGTTCATGTTTGTGTGCTTGTTCAAATGTTTaaatttccattattttttttttttttaattatttttgtccgAGAAAGAATAAATCAGAAATGCTTGTCATTAAAAGCGAGTAAACTAATGGATATAGCAAATACAGCAAGTGTGGGTCCTAGGTACACACAAAATGTCATATTTGGACCCTGGGCAGAGAAAGTTTAAGAATCCCtgatatggggtgccaacttcactgAGATACAAACTTAGACTAAACTGGTGAAACTTTGTCCTGTACACTTATCTTGTTTTTTAGATTAGTCTGAAAGACTGGCTAACTAAAAAAGTAAGAAGGACGATAGTGACCATGGAGGAGCTGAGGTCAGTAAAGCAAAGTAGGGGTGCAAACTAATCAACTTTCAAGTTAATGAGGGGGATGTATATTTTGGGTGTAAATGTATAAATGCTTGGAAGTTATGAGAAGGGAATCAGTGGTATAGTATAGTGTTTCAGTAGTGTTGATAGTTATGAATGTATGCTCTGATGACTAGGGTTATATTatctatttgtatttgtttaaaaatagtgcaagtaattttgtatatttatatataatattatttcgACGTGAAAATTTCATTTGATTCTAATGTTCTAAATTCCTAGTTAAAGTAACTGAAATTTTTAAATGCGGTTAATAGTAAAACTGTATAATCGCGACATCAAGTAGTACGTAAAAGAACACCATGCCTTTTTGTTTTGCTTCTGGTATGAATAGGCCCGTCATCACTTTTTAGTTCTTACAGTGATTTGGCCTTTACATATTGCCATAACCAACACAAATCAATCAAAAATTAGAAGCATTACCTCCTTTGGGTCAGGCACCTCCAGCTTCGTTTCAGATGGTGCTTTGACCGCTATGACGGTTTGGTCTTGAAGGCTTTTTATTCTTCGGATATCCTGATAGGTTACATAGGCATATGTGCAAAAAGTTAAGGACAAGCCAGGCAATTACAAGGCGTACATTCCTACTTTTGCTTTCACTGCTCTTAAGATAACAAATTGCTAGTAAAGGATATTTTTGGTTATGGATCTCTTCAGTCATCTGCTGGACGTTACGTGTGCAGGTCTGTATTAGTTCATCTAGTCGTCTCTCCTCCTGCGTGAGCTCCAGCATCTCTCTGGCCAGACTGTGACTAGACATCGAAAGAGATGGCAGCTCTCCCTCTGATGGCAGACTGGGGCCTCTGCCGGAATTAAAACATGTAAACCCTTAGAGCTTTTGACTCATCCCACAGTTTAGTGCTCAAAAGGATTTTTTTCCTGTTGGCCCCGTCAGGCAAATAGTTAAGATGTCTgcttcagggttcccactcttttcaaggctcAATTGTCCAGGACATTTCCTGGACATGGGTGCAAGGCATGGTGCGAGGCGATTGTCTGTGTTCCACGACTGATATCAGgaccttgaataatgtataacgtGTGAGGAAAGACAggcggtggagtttctggtgcccccctagggagctgGTGCCCTAAGCAGACTGCATATGAATAAGGAGCAGCAGTAGTTTGACAGTAGTTTCTTAACTCCAAATAAGCAGATTGCTGCATGGCCCAGTGCGATTATTAAACCCCCAAAAGCTGTgatttcattaaataattatatagacTGTATGTGCAGCATGTTTCAGAGCTCTCACTCATACATATACTACACATACAAAGTGAGTTTGATGACCatgattagggctgcacaattactCGTAATGCAACCAGGTAAAGTGTTCAGTATAGCTGGTTTATAGATGATCGACCAAATCACAAGCTTTTTCGAAGTCCATTTCCAACACAACTGACCTATCACTCTCCCTTCAGAAGTTTGCTACTGACCAATCACTTTCGAGCACGCTCTGAAATATTTAGCCGCAGAAGTTTACAAATAGCATGTGcaaacatgacttaattttggccAAAAGCAATCACCTAGTAGTTTGTAGTTTATACACCTTGTTCAGCAAGAGAGACGCTGTTTAAACgtaattttaatgcttttttccccattttagAATATCTAAGCAGTTGCaacagcgattttttttttttttgtccaaatcgtgtagcactacaaaaaaaaaaaaaaaaaaaaaaaaaaaacctcaaatgACAGAATCTTGAATATTTGTGATTAAAactgagaaaaataaccttgccttttatttttaaacattatcaTGCAGCCCTAATCATGATGTCTTTTCAGTGATTgaccggcttcacacattcattttgaaatgtGGTGCACATGCATATTATATACACTGATTTAATAAAATCACAGCCTTTCACAGCCTTAACCAcattaggacatatcacaattttaatgtgattgtgcatttaaatattaatttgtccCAAATATGTACAATTCCATGACATTccatatttaatgaaaaattttTGACCGGATTCAGTGATTCTGTCAGCGTTTTCCGCATCATGGAAATCATAGGACCCTACATGTGATGATCATGGTATATGTGGACTCCcatcattgaattattgaaaaatacacCTGAGGTGTAAAGACTGCATCGCCACTACCACTTCAGTGTatgaattcattttcaaaaaaatctgaCCGTCTTTGTTGTCTTAAAGGTTCATGACAGTCAActgttgatgttgtttcacaatacGCAGCCGCCGGCAGTGACAAAACGATAGGAATGTGTGTATGAGACACCTATCCAGAATCCCAATCGTTagaatgtttttgtacatgtaacaaaaaccttgtcagTGATACAATCAAactgttttatttacaaaaatattttccaagacaattttttttcccccaggacATTTAGGCATTTTTCTTATTATCATGACATTTCCATAactggaaaactgcactgcaaaattccagtTTTCCAGGATGCGAGGGAACCCTGctacttgccctgccaacatttttaGCACTGTATTTATgtgccaagaaaaaaaaatttgatagttttcataataaataattattcattatgaAAACTAAGACATTTGTAAATAACTGTAATTGTAAGCAACCTACAGCCATTGGATGTTGTTCTTTGACTTCTTTTTGATGAGGTGCACACCCTCCAGCACATTGGTGATGTCATAAAGACGTCTCTTCTGGACGTTGAGCACAATCGCAGCTTTATTCAGATCCAGCACTCCATCTGAGGACTGGGCCAGCAGCTCACAGAACTTCTTTGTCAAGAACCCCAAGGATGTGTCATAACGGGTCTTCTCTGGTGGAGTTTTGGGAGCTGAAATGTAAGAGGTCATTCAATCAGACATAACTGTCCATCAGGAAGGGGCCAATACTGTTCTTAAACACTGGATCAAATGTGATAACATGacaaagggatagctcacccaaaattgaaattgGTCATTTACTCCATCTCATGTCGTACCAAACCCACATGAATGACTTTGTGCATAACTCACACTATTTTCAGTATAATAGTAGTGAATTCTGCTTTCCAGCTTTAAAGGTGAACTCTGTAATGATTTcctcattaaataaaataaaaaaagtttaacttccatagaatagtaattttgaaacagaagtataaaatcatgaccagtcACATGAGAAAAAGActtgtcatatcagtaaccttaaaaaaaaaaaaaaagcagttttattttagAGGTCcatacatgggggctgccatgttaggaccacatgaccagccaaatactgttcttaatctcagtaaccaccctgttaatTGACACTTCAACTCATGTGTTAAATTATTCATGGCTAACTGTGaagtgtacatttttacaaatggCATCGGTATCTAATaattgtttgaatgatgctgcatccaggaacctagatgtcagtgtaagtttAAGATGACAAATTCAAACAATTACagagtgcatctttaaaaaagGATGGAAGTATCAgtcctctcatgaacgtgcaagattttcacagaataatgacttacattttgggttgttttcCACCAAACCCGATCTTGGAATATGAagaaatcatatggactacttttgcaTCTTTATTTGAAGCTTAAAAGCAGAATCAtcataaactgccactgtattgaaaagacagccaGAGACAGTACAGCAGTTcctttctgttccacagaaaggttcagaacaacatgacaTGACAGCTTCCgtgaatattttaatgctgaaaatgatagaattctcatttttgggtgaactactactACTTTTATAGATGACAGCGCACTTAAACTTAAACAACTGCAGCATGACGCACTAAACTTGATACCTTTGGGGATCTTCAGTTTAAGAGCTCCTTTCTGACTTCGAAGTGTTTTAGCTGGCTCACTGTATTGATGGTCTGTGATGTCCAGCTCCAGCCTCCTTTTAGCCTACAATTGAGGGAAAAAAAGTAACCATTAATGTgtaaaatatttgaatatcttTCATGCAAAACTAGAGTAATGATAATGAATACAGGTTACCTAAATAGCTCATCCCATTCCATCCTACTCAGGTAACAAAATACAGTGAAGCCAGTGTGACAAGAGAAAAATCATGGTCAACCAATATAGGTTTTTCCAACAACCAATGTTCGAAATAATGCCGAGACTATAGAGGCCTACCTATACATGCTTACAATATTAAATGATAGCAACAGATAGCTTCAGCAACAAAACTGCCGAAACCAAATgaacttattttacacaatatttacactcatttaaaacagaaaaatgtcCATTAGCCATTAAACAAAGTCTGTTAAACAGACACACTGTTAATGCGCCAAATAAGTATGACTGTCTGGTAATCTTAAGAAGCCATACATCTACAGATATTATCAGTCATGTCACTATCAATAAGAGAATCAAGACTAGGTAGGGCCTTGCAtatcaaaatacaaaaaatagctTATTTTCCAGGGTAATAACATGATCTGACATAAAAAGCAGCAGACATTAGATTTTCATTACTCTCTACTTTTGCTTGGTAATATAGGTTACCAATTCAAATGCAGAAGTCAACACAGGATGGGGGTGgcaaaatggctgtccaccattACCAGAGTGTAACCTTAACGCCATCTAAGAACTTCCACTGACTCGCGGAGATAAATATAGACGGGTCGaggatttatttttatgcattttgcatCTAGCAAAAACACTGCTGTCGTCTTAATAGGTAGTAAACGAAGTACAGTTCGAGCTCTTATTAGCGGGTTAAGTTTTGGAGCAATTCGAATGCCATCGACGTTATTTATTCCatattaatctacaaacaaatgccAGTAATGCAATAATGAACAATAAAAAACGCAGTTAGCAAAGCATTCGGCTTAGCACAAGGTCCGCGAGCTCAGAAATGACTCCATCCCCCCATCCTAAGAAAACAAACCAGGGCCTAGACTTAACAAATTCAATCTTTTACTTGGAAAGCAAACTCCCAAACACATATAGTCTATGTCAAGacttaaaaacatgaaaaacatgaggggaaaacatgaaatcaagtTCTAAGATATGCAACTGGACAACGAAGCGATTTataaatattactttagtattCCTTAAAGTTAGAGTTACAAAAGGCATTGAAAAATCTCGTCTAATACGGTTATACACAGATTGACTAAAGCAGTTAAGTGAAGTTATTTCACTAAACATGCACTTACTACATTGCGGAAATATGCATGCTTGTATTTCCAGTACAGTAAACAATCGTCATACGTCCTGAACCATTTTTGGGGGAGGTTAAAGgtcttaatttgttaaatacctTAAGCATGCAGGCAGGTTCTGAGTTGTATAATTAAACTGCCTGCTTTAGATATTGAGTCTACATTGAGAAGCACCAGTAGTAGCCACAGAAGCAGGCTAGGAGGACTTAGCCTACCGACTTAACATTTGCAGGACTGGATGTGCATGAGACTCTACAAAACACAGAATTTAAGCAGACATTTACCGGCGGTCGTCCTAATGTGGGTCGCAGTCCAGTCCCGTGCGTCGGTACTTGCAGAGGAGTTGTGTACACACTGTCAACAGAAGCCTCGGGTACACAAACTATACTAGTGGACGGCGGTGTGTTAATATGTATACGACTTGCACTGGAATAACCTGCACATTGCCGATCAGAAACCGCGTTATAAACACCGTTTTGCTCACGGGGAGAAGCTCTAACCCTTGAAAACATTACTTGTCCTGGGAGCGAGGAACCCCCTTTTCTCATGATCTTCAGATGCGTAGTTCCCTTTGTCCCGCTTTTGATTCAAGGCTCGTTTTCTATAAAATCCGTGTGCGTAGATTTAAAATGATCATAAATTATCAAAGCGCACAGTGTCAGGAAAGCACTGTTATAATATGTGTGAAATTGCTCAATCCTATAATAGCCGATGTAAGCGATTAAAATGCGATGCAAACTCCCTCCCTGTAGAGCGAAAAATGGCTCCAGGAAGCGGACAATGAAGTAGGGGATGAGGTTTACGCGCGAAAGGTCCTCCCGCGAAACTCAGATTTCCCGGGAAAATTTTGAATCTGATTTGCATATATGAATTCATTGGCCAGCGCCTTTTTATTTCCCGCCCCAAGTGATGACGTTTGACTGCAGTGGAGCCAATAAAAGCGTTCGATGAATTTGTAATTACACTTGCTCATTCACTAGAGGGCGATAGATATACGaccaaatgttttcaaaacagtttttgGGCTAAACATTTATTAATCCTTAATTTAAAGGTAATTAATGCGAATTAAAGGTAATTCAATCTATTGACTTCTTGTATTATTTTGATAAGAGGAAAAGAAAGTCTACTTGCATTTATGTAAATTGTACTAGGCAAGTCGAGATATTAAAACTAAAATTGGGGGAAACCAACCGTGTTCCAAACGACTTAAATGATGCCTTCGGAgagcacttcgaagggagaataATCATGATAGTTAAGCTGTaaggtcgttccaaacagaatttccaataaagaTGACGTATCCCCACACTTGTCAggcctccaaagctctcacagtgggtGGTAAAGTCATCAAAGGGAATTGGGCTTAGGAACACTtctgaatagaacacaccccAATGAAAAAGTTTAAGAATTAGTCTTTGAAAAACACACATTGATTGACTTCTATTCTGAATATTGGCGAGGACGTgcccccctcaatgtctatggtggttactgCCTTGTGTACAGTTACAAAGAAACAATTTTGACTTAAAATTAGGATAAAaggagactccagtcatatcagtaacctcataaaagctgttttattctatatggagagggtTCGCACATGGGGGCTGTCATGTTAGAATCACGACCTGCCGAATACTAcccgcttaatctcagtaaccgtcctgttatttgacagtttcactcattgattaaagtaatcatggcttactttgaatacaaaatttctacaatggcatctgaaattgaaaactagtgattttaaatgatgctgcctccaagccgctaggtgtcaatgtaagtccaagatgacacaaagacaaaattaATGAGTGGAAGTTTAATGTTTTGCTGCATTTAGCCAAATCTTTTAGCTTTAAGGTGATTTGCtagtgtacatttaaatgttgacaaaatttgttttcagaagatataagcatttaaaatcttaTCTTCACTCTCGCTCTTCCAGATAAAAAGACTCAGCATCATCCATGACTCAGAGGTTGTAAtatcttgtccaatcaaatgcttacTAGAACGAGAACTCTCCCTCCCCCTACAACTGTTCAGCCCATCTGGCTGTGCTTTAACTGGCATATTATCCTTTACTTCACACAGAGCACTTtgaagggagcacaatccatgctttAGGGTTGTTTCTAAGAATTTCAAATAAGACTTGCATAAAAAGTGAGTTCCGACTGAACATTAAGAGACTTATGtctctgcagaaaaaaaatgggcttttcccaatcagtgggtaTTTTCATGccaggatgggcatttttcaaccgCTTTACATGTGACATTGatattccctactttcattggatagtttagaaatgcccattctggtttggaaacacccactgattactatattgagattccctactttcactggatagtttagaaacaacCATCCCGTTTTAAAAACggaagcctattggctatttttaaaaacgGGACAAGTCGCTTGACGTGTCCcgccccact
The sequence above is a segment of the Myxocyprinus asiaticus isolate MX2 ecotype Aquarium Trade chromosome 34, UBuf_Myxa_2, whole genome shotgun sequence genome. Coding sequences within it:
- the LOC127425481 gene encoding transcription factor E2F3-like, with protein sequence MRKGGSSLPGQVMFSRVRASPREQNGVYNAVSDRQCAGYSSASRIHINTPPSTSIVCVPEASVDSVYTTPLQVPTHGTGLRPTLGRPPAKRRLELDITDHQYSEPAKTLRSQKGALKLKIPKAPKTPPEKTRYDTSLGFLTKKFCELLAQSSDGVLDLNKAAIVLNVQKRRLYDITNVLEGVHLIKKKSKNNIQWLGPSLPSEGELPSLSMSSHSLAREMLELTQEERRLDELIQTCTRNVQQMTEEIHNQKYAYVTYQDIRRIKSLQDQTVIAVKAPSETKLEVPDPKESLQVHLSSSKGPIDAFLCTDGGDSGSLLHNGLDVNGNHTAFFKVSQEGSSGGMADGVKMNGSYSGSVNGYGPLTGSAPMSPLSSSLSSILQQPDESIPFVPLSPALLNEEYMLSLGDEQGINDLFDSCDLDMLALDDLLRI